AACAACAATTTCAAAAAATAAGTTACTAATTTTTCAAAGTCAAACTCATGTCCTACTTCAAGGTCTGTTAAAAACTGCCATTTTAACATATCAATTCCTAATTCCACCTCAAAAGGATTTTCCTTAAGGCAAATGGTTTTCAAAATACCCAAATAATAACTAGAAAAATATGAAGATTCCAAATATATATCTCTCGGAAAGCCTAACTTTTCAGCTCTAATATATGCTAGCGTACACTTTATCGTTTCTTCAAATTCAAGAAGATTTTTAATTATCACTGAATTTCCTCCAATAACTCTAGACTCTGACAAATCCTTCAAGAAAACAAAATCCTCTCTGCTTAAAGCAATTTCAACATTATCAAAAAATTTTGATATGTTCCATTCTCTTCCAATTTTCAAATCAAGATAAGGCAATGACGATATTACGTAGTAATATGGACTCAACATACACTATCTCTTTAAACCACCTTTACAACTTCTTTAAATCTTGGATTTAAATATTCAAAAAGGATATCAGCAATAGTCTCTGACGTAAAATCATAATACAAATTACTATCTCTCTGCTGAATTTTAAATCCCCTACTTATTCCTCTAAAAGGTTTGATCTCAACCTCACTACCAAGTCTATCTCCTATCCTTACTCTCAGAATAGATAATAAATCAGAAAAGTCAGATTCATTAAGCAATATATCTATTTTATCACTCTTACTCCAAGCATCTACAACCCTCATAATAAGCTCTGCCAAAAAATTATTATCATAAACTTTAGAAACAGAATCATTTAAAGCAGTTTCAAAAAGAAATTTAATATTCTTCTCAGTACCAATAATCAAATCCCTAACCGCTTGGCGAGACGCCTCAAGAGCATGTCTCTTATAATCACTAGCTTCCTTTTCAGCCTTTATTTTCAACTCCCTAGCATCACTTTCAGCCTTAAAAGCAATAGCCTCGGCCTCTCTCTTCGCATTAAGAATAATCTCACTAGCCAATCTTTCAGCTTCCTCAAGTCCGTCTTTCTTAATTTTACTTATCAAATCTTTAACTTCAAACCGCATGAGAACTCCTTAGACATACATAAAAATAATTCAAAATAATCAATAAACAAAATTTTAAACAAATTATACCAATAAATTTTTAACATTAAAATACTAATACTCAAAGTCAAGATATCTAAGATTACTTTAAATATCTTAAGTATAAACTAAAATTAAGTTATTAAAAATCTTGAAATAACTCTAACTTTATTAACTTCTACCTCTTTAAACTCAAAAAAATAATAAAGCCAAAAAATTAATTATTAAAAAAATCTCCGATAATTTTGTAAACATTGATATCATGCACTATAAAGACTTTTTTTGCTGGAAATTTTTCATCTAACTTTTCACCAAAAACTTTAATACCCCTTTCTACAACTCTTCTGCTAAATTCTATATCAACTACATCAAGAGTTATTATCTCAATAATGATTAAATATCCCCTACCAAATCTAGAACCATATCCAGGTGTAAAAGAAGTAGTAACACGAAAAAGCCCATCCAAAAGACCATTAGCTGCCCTACCTCTAGAAGGCCGGTTCGGATGAATCTCATAAGCACTACCAAATTCGTCCTCAAGAGCACTATCAACATCAAGACAAATACCAAACAATACATTCTCAAGTTCTTCAAACTTTGATATGTCCATTTAAATTTCTACTATTGTTTTTCCAGCTCCCCCACTACTTGGATGAGCAAAATAATACTTCTTAACAAATTTTAAACTTGTAAGAAATTCATGAACCCCAGTCATCAGAAGACCTTCCCCTTTGCCATGAATTATCTCAAATTTACTAACATTCCTCAATAACATATTATCTATTTTCTTACCTAAAAAGTCTATCGCCTCAGTCACTTTCATTCCCCTAATATCAACAGTGAGACTTAGTGAATCATCTTGACCGTCAAAAGAAAAACTAAAGTTTCTCTTTTGATCTCTCCTAGACTCCTTAATATTTAACACTTTCTCTAAATTAGAAGAAAAAACCGTAATATTAAAAGCACCTGTATTTACGACAAATCCCTTCTTAGTAATGCCCACTATTTCGCCTAACACATTTGAATTAGATACCCTAACTCTATCACCCACTTTAAGTTTAACCCTAGTGGCAATTTCTTGACTCAGCAATTCAATTTTAGTGGTCTTATCAACTATCTTCTCTGTAATGTTGGATATAAACTCTCTATTTTTATCTGTATAAACGTTTCCCTCTTTTATCTCTCTAACCAAATTTTCTAAAGTTTTCCTTGAGCCTGCCAAAAATTCCTTTTGCTCATTTATAAGTTTTTCTTCTATTTGTTTCTCTTTAAGGACAAGATTCTCCCGAATACTATCAATTTCAATCTCTTTAAGTTCAATAAGCTTACACTTATCTTTTAATTTCTTTTCAAGTAAATATATTTCTCTTTCCTTCTCTGAAAGTCTCTCCAATATTTCATTAATTTCAGTTTTATTAGATGCATAAATCTCTTGTGCTCTAAATATTATAGCCGGATCAACAGAAGACTTCTCTGCAACACTAAAAGCAAAACTATCGCCTGGAAGAGAAAATATTAAATTATAATTAGGCTCCATTTTCTCTAAATCCATCTGCATCGACGCATTAACAACGCACTCATGAGTGTATGCAAAATATTTCAATGCATTGTAATGAGTTGAAATGATTACACAAGCATTAACATCAATTAAATGCTCAAGAATAGCTATAGCTAGTGATTGTCCTTGTTCAATATCAGTACCCGAACAAAATTCGTCAAATATTAAAAGACTATCTTTTGTTGAATGCTCTAGAATATAAGAAATATTACTCATATGACTTGAAAAAGTTGAAAGTGAATTTGTAATTGATTGCTCATCGCCGATATCAATGAAAATATTATCAAAAATCTTAAAAGTACTAGACTCATTAGCTGGAATGGGAATCCCAAATTGAAACATCGTACTCAAGAGAGCAACAGTCTTCAAAGTTGCCGTCTTCCCCCCAGCATTAGGACCTGTAATAATTACAACTCGGTTTTCCAAAGCACAAAAACTTATCTCTTTAGCACAATGTATCAGAGGATGACGAGCATTTAAAATATTGAGTTTACTATCAATATTTGGAAATATCCCTTGAGTTTTTATTCCATAAATTGCCCTAGCTTTCAGAGAATCATAATATAAAAATTTATTATAAATACCTTTTAAGAGAATAATATGTTCACGAATCTTATCGGAAAGCTCTTGGAGAATTTTTAACACTATGCGCGTCTTTTCAAAACTCAGAAAGCTTAACCTATTGTTTTCAGTAACTATTTCATTTGGTTCAATATAAAATGTTTCACCCGATGATGAAATAGATATAATATTGCCCTTAATTTTATTTTTAAAGCTAGCTCTAAGTGCAATAGTGTATTTATCTGATTTATAATAAACAAGAGTAGATGTTAAATATTCTGAATTTAAACCTATCATCCCTTTGATCTGCTTTTCAATTTTCTTATCTAAACTTTTAATTTCAAAATCAATCTCATCATATTCCTTGACAACACCCCGTTTTATCTGAAATTCATCAATATCAATGTATTGACATAAAACCTCCAATAGATTCTTAAGACTTGGATCCAAGAATAATAAATCTTTTAAATCTGTAACGCCTCTAATTTTAAATTCATTTCTATCTAAAAAAGAATTTATCCTTGAAATTTCTTCTAGAAATAGAATAATATTTTTAAGTTCTTCAATAGAAACTCTTGAATTCTCTTTAAGAAGTAAAACAATAGAATCATTGATACTCTCTAGATAAGAATTTGGATATGTATCATAAACCTCAATAAGATTTCTAAGTAATTTAACAAAAAAACATATCCTATTAATTTCTTCCTCTGTTTTTAATATCCTTTGCGTCTTAAGAAGATTAATAGTATCTGGAATACTTACATAAGAAGTAATTGAGGATAATATTTGATAAAAATCAATTTTTTTTAAATATTTATCTTGCATAAATTTTATATCTCTTAAGCTCATCTAAAATTTTTATATAACTTTTATATCTAACTTCTAAAACTTTAAATCCAATTTGGCTCATTATAAAACAACCTGGCTCATTTACATGTAAACAAGAATTAAATCTACATAAACCATTTAAACTCTGAAACTCTCTAAAGCAATATTTAAGCTCTAAGTAGTCTAAGGTTTCAATCCCAAATTCTTTTATTCCAGGAGTATCGATAATTATTCCACCCTCTGAATGAAAAGCCACAGCATAAACCGTAGTATGTCTGCCTCGTGCATATTTATAAGATATTTCATTTATAGCCTGCGCTGCATTTAAATCAACCAAATTTATAAGTGAAGATTTTCCAACCCCAGATTGTCCAATAAAAGCAGTTCTTGAGTTTCTAATAATTGATTTTATTTCCTCAATTCCCTGAAGGGTGATAGCAGAAGTTTCAACAACCCTGTAGCCTAAATTCTCATAAACTTTACTAAAAGTTTCAACCCTAGCGCTTACGCCCTCATCAACCTTATTTATCACAATAATTGGAGTAATTCCTTGATCCTCAGCAACTACTAATATCCTATCAATAAATGAATTTTTTATCTCGGGAAGACTAGCAGAACTAACGATTAAAACAT
The sequence above is drawn from the Candidatus Borreliella tachyglossi genome and encodes:
- the rsgA gene encoding ribosome small subunit-dependent GTPase A; protein product: MNDLKFEVLWGINNIYAIVEVNTNLIYEGIIKGKVLTTQDKEYNPLVSGDFVLGDIYDEFKVYIKERLERKNILWRYNKKADLRQAIVSNIDNVLIVSSASLPEIKNSFIDRILVVAEDQGITPIIVINKVDEGVSARVETFSKVYENLGYRVVETSAITLQGIEEIKSIIRNSRTAFIGQSGVGKSSLINLVDLNAAQAINEISYKYARGRHTTVYAVAFHSEGGIIIDTPGIKEFGIETLDYLELKYCFREFQSLNGLCRFNSCLHVNEPGCFIMSQIGFKVLEVRYKSYIKILDELKRYKIYAR
- a CDS encoding DUF2764 family protein — its product is MLSPYYYVISSLPYLDLKIGREWNISKFFDNVEIALSREDFVFLKDLSESRVIGGNSVIIKNLLEFEETIKCTLAYIRAEKLGFPRDIYLESSYFSSYYLGILKTICLKENPFEVELGIDMLKWQFLTDLEVGHEFDFEKLVTYFLKLLLVSRRNLFIETLGERNFDGICQELSMEMNKKF
- a CDS encoding endonuclease MutS2, which codes for MQDKYLKKIDFYQILSSITSYVSIPDTINLLKTQRILKTEEEINRICFFVKLLRNLIEVYDTYPNSYLESINDSIVLLLKENSRVSIEELKNIILFLEEISRINSFLDRNEFKIRGVTDLKDLLFLDPSLKNLLEVLCQYIDIDEFQIKRGVVKEYDEIDFEIKSLDKKIEKQIKGMIGLNSEYLTSTLVYYKSDKYTIALRASFKNKIKGNIISISSSGETFYIEPNEIVTENNRLSFLSFEKTRIVLKILQELSDKIREHIILLKGIYNKFLYYDSLKARAIYGIKTQGIFPNIDSKLNILNARHPLIHCAKEISFCALENRVVIITGPNAGGKTATLKTVALLSTMFQFGIPIPANESSTFKIFDNIFIDIGDEQSITNSLSTFSSHMSNISYILEHSTKDSLLIFDEFCSGTDIEQGQSLAIAILEHLIDVNACVIISTHYNALKYFAYTHECVVNASMQMDLEKMEPNYNLIFSLPGDSFAFSVAEKSSVDPAIIFRAQEIYASNKTEINEILERLSEKEREIYLLEKKLKDKCKLIELKEIEIDSIRENLVLKEKQIEEKLINEQKEFLAGSRKTLENLVREIKEGNVYTDKNREFISNITEKIVDKTTKIELLSQEIATRVKLKVGDRVRVSNSNVLGEIVGITKKGFVVNTGAFNITVFSSNLEKVLNIKESRRDQKRNFSFSFDGQDDSLSLTVDIRGMKVTEAIDFLGKKIDNMLLRNVSKFEIIHGKGEGLLMTGVHEFLTSLKFVKKYYFAHPSSGGAGKTIVEI
- a CDS encoding V-type ATP synthase subunit E: MRFEVKDLISKIKKDGLEEAERLASEIILNAKREAEAIAFKAESDARELKIKAEKEASDYKRHALEASRQAVRDLIIGTEKNIKFLFETALNDSVSKVYDNNFLAELIMRVVDAWSKSDKIDILLNESDFSDLLSILRVRIGDRLGSEVEIKPFRGISRGFKIQQRDSNLYYDFTSETIADILFEYLNPRFKEVVKVV